CCGCGAGCGGGACGTCGCTGTTCACGCTGCTGCCGGCGCCCGAGCGATCGCGACGCTGGACCTGCGCATCGACTACCTGCGTCCGGCCAAACCCGACGCGCCGATTTTCTGCACGGCCGAGTGCTACCGGCTGACCGAACACATCGCGTTCACGCGGGCGACGGCTTTCCAGGACGACATCGCCAAACCGGTTGCCTATGCGGTAGCGACCTTCGCGCGCGGCACCGGGAAGGAGGCATGATGTCCCGGATCGATACTGTCGCCGACCTGAG
This window of the Jeongeupia sp. USM3 genome carries:
- a CDS encoding PaaI family thioesterase, producing MKPPVPWSKPMPDAARAVPSYFPQVMAWFEGLPQCRTLGQARCIGSRQGDARAAVPGGADRQSGNPRRPRRRGDDADRHRERDVAVHAAAGARAIATLDLRIDYLRPAKPDAPIFCTAECYRLTEHIAFTRATAFQDDIAKPVAYAVATFARGTGKEA